Part of the Nitrospinaceae bacterium genome, GTCATCGAAAAGATGGCGCCACTCCGAGGCACTCCGTCCCCTGAGGGCGTCGATGTCGTGGATGACCTCAAGGAGTTCGCCACAGTCGCGACACTGGTAGACGGAGTCGAATACCGAGTAGGTGGCCCCGCAGTCCTCGTTGATGCACTGAAACCAGCAGTTGTTTTCCATGACCATTCCGGTGAATAGAAAAAGTAGTGTAACTACCTGAAAGCGAGGGGATTATGTCAGAGCACAGCCCATGTCGCAACGATTCTTTCTGGGCATGAAAGGCCCGGCCCCCTCGCCGGCCTTTGAGCATACCGCAATTGGGCTCTGAAATGGAGTGTCAGGCCAAAGGCAAGATCGCAGATGCCCACCGTGCTTCAGGCTAGAGGCCCCCACCCGGCTTGCCCAAGCGGCGGGGCAGGCGCTCTATCACGTCCAGAATGCTACAATGCTCCTTGCCTTTAAAACTATCTTCATTTCACAGAGCAAAAGAGGAGAGGTGATGAAAGTGCCCGATATGAAAGTCTCCCATCCTGGCCCGAAGACGCTAGCGCAGCTTGAGCGTCTTGGCCGCTTCGAGGGCAAGGCGGGTTTGTCCCGTGGGATGAGCCCCGACACCGTGATGGTCGAGCGTGCCCTGGGCGCCTCGGTCGAGGATGTGGACGGCAACATCTTTCTCGATTTTGTAGCAGGGTTTGGCTCGCTCAACGCAGGGCACTGCCACCCCACGGTCGTCGAGGCACTCCAGGCGCAGGCCGGAAAGCTGCATCAGGCCATGTCGCTGGGCTCTAGCGTCCGGCTCGACCTTGAGGAGAAGATCATTTCGCTGGTGGGTGGGCAAACGCCTCGTAAAATTCTTTTCGGAACCTCGGGCAGCGAGGCGGTCGAGACCGCCTTGAAACTAGCCCGCAGGGCCACCGGGCGCCAAGAAGTCGTCGGGTTCACAGGCGGCTTCCATGGTCGCACCCTGGGCTCGCTTCCTTTCATGGGGCGCAAGACTCAGCGTGAGGGGTTGGGCGCTCTTGTGCCGGGGGCGCACCATGTTTCCTACCCTTATCTCTACCGGAGCCCGTTCGGGAGCGACTCCGAGGGGTGCATCGCCGGAACGGCGGCCTACATCGAGGAGTTTTTGAAAAACCCGGTGAGCGGATGGGGCGAGGTCGCCGCCATTATGATTGAGCCCGTGCAAGGAAACGGTGGGATGATT contains:
- a CDS encoding aspartate aminotransferase family protein, with protein sequence MKVPDMKVSHPGPKTLAQLERLGRFEGKAGLSRGMSPDTVMVERALGASVEDVDGNIFLDFVAGFGSLNAGHCHPTVVEALQAQAGKLHQAMSLGSSVRLDLEEKIISLVGGQTPRKILFGTSGSEAVETALKLARRATGRQEVVGFTGGFHGRTLGSLPFMGRKTQREGLGALVPGAHHVSYPYLYRSPFGSDSEGCIAGTAAYIEEFLKNPVSGWGEVAAIMIEPVQGNGGMIPAPLGFLKALREICDRHGVLLIVDEVMSGFARTGKMFAYQHEDVEPDIIVMGKSLSGGLPLSACVASAEITDASAPGSETGTYAGNVMACAAGLASISVYENENLAERAGQMGGYFLERLGELAERHPMVGEVRGRGLMVAAELVSDRQSREPLSIAKKVSELAVKKGLFLYPGGHYGNVLAFLPPLVIDEAQIDTAVEIVDEVLLEVS